Sequence from the Meleagris gallopavo isolate NT-WF06-2002-E0010 breed Aviagen turkey brand Nicholas breeding stock chromosome 15, Turkey_5.1, whole genome shotgun sequence genome:
GGTACATTGAGCAAGATTATCATATCTTTTTTGGATATGTTTAAGATACACAAGTACTGAGTTCATAAATATCCATGCTTACCTTCTTTAAAAGGAGTTTTTGGAGGAATATTTTCCTTGCTATCATGCTGGAAAGCTTTAGAAGGATCAAAACGCCTAATGCCCTGAATTGTATATAGCTGCTCCTGCAGATCCTTGttggtttgtttctcttttgcaaGAAGTGCACGCAGTTTCGAGATGtcctgaagaaaacaatactCAGGAGTTAAATAAAGAATAGTAGGAAAGATAGCTCTGTACATTTTGTATTCAACACCAACagattttcttgctgttctggAGACTGATGGCCTATTCTAAACTGGCTCATACAGGGAAATTAACAactacagaaaacagagttCGCAGAATTAGCCTGCAAGAATTTAGAGGATTTAGCAGAAGACAGCAATCAAGCAAACAGTTAAATTTTCcgtttttaactttttatttgaCAAACCTGCTGCAGGTGGGTATTATCTTCTTTCAACTTCATAACATGcttgattttttgtttctggttttggtGGCCGAGTAGTTTAGCATACGCTTCACTTAGTTTATTCAGTTCTTCTTGAGCTGCACCTTGCTCATTTAGAAgagcatttttctctgcttcaaaTGCATCAAGTTGTTGCTGAAATGCATAGTACATTGAACAGAAATTAGTGTTTTGTTTCCCCCACTACACCTTTCCTCCCAAACTGAGATCTGCAAGTACAGACAATGGTTTGGAAAGGGAAACAACTGTCTCAAGGGATATTAACTTAGAAAAACGCTGCAGAATATATGCcttcaaatgaagaaatagcATATTTACTTCTCAAGAGCAGAAACTTGACTCAACCACACAAATATTAGCAAGATACCAGTGAGAATTGACTTCCTTACACACCTGAAAAGGCTTAGTTTTGTTATGCAGTTCTTCATATAGATTACGCCAGGTCTTTATCTCTTCTTTTAAACTAGAGGTCATGTCTTCATGTATGGTTTTcctaacaaacaaaaagtaaagtTGCATCATTTTCACTATTAGCTCTCAGCACATCTTCCCACTGTGGTGTGCTGCAATACCCAAGTTTAGCTTAGAGAAGTCACCTTGATTTTTccacttcagatttttttttcagatcttcaGTTAACTCTTCCAGTTTTTCCTGTAGTTTTGTCACTTGTATGAGGCAAGaatcttttgttctttctgcttctgcttcttttagCGCAAGCTTTGTCTGGGCTTCTGAAATCATCCTAATGAAAACATAAGCCATCCTTAGTGAAGCCCAATTAAGCATCTTCAGAGtaacttaaaattaaataaagctaACTGTAAAAACAATATTCACCACATTCAGAAGCTGTTTCTGGACTAACTAAAATTAAGATTTGTACTAACAGTGctgtaaaatagaaatatagTACAGAAAACACTCAAACTGAAGATCTACAGTCTAACTTCTACAAGAAGGCTGTCTCTTGAAAGCAATGCAACATAATGTTTCTTGTATTTATTACTGTTAAGTATTAGCAACTCTTAATGAAAGATACCTGGCTAGTTAGACTTGAACACACAAGTTTATTCAAGTAGTGTGGATGACTCCCAAGGATTTCCAAGTTCTCTAATacactgctttccttctcttacCTCAGCTGTTCATTGCACCATCTAGGTAGAGACTAAGAAGCCTTTTCCTGCCAGTCTACTATGACCAACTCAAATAGAAAATAACTCTTCAgcttttttaataattaagaCAACAAGCCAAAGAACTCCCACAACTCAAATAGCAACTGGAGGCAACATCAACCagctgggggggaaaaaaaaaaaaacaagacaacaCCTTAGATAGCAAAAGTGTTCTGAAATAAGTTGGAGCAAACTATGATTGTGCTCTGGATAACCTTAATATCGTGGCTAAGGGTAAACAAGACAGCAAAAgcattacaaaaacatttttataagtCAGGAAAGTTgactcacagaatggctgggaAGACTAAAGCATAACTGTGGGCTTAAACCCATCCTCAGCTTTAAAAGCTAGCTAGGAGTATTAAGAGAAGAAGGGAAGGCAGGCCAGCACACACACAATATGTTCCCTAATGTACAAGCAGTTACCAGTGCTGCCTACTACTGGCATTTGTTCACTGGAACTTTTTGACACCAACACTCTCATATCCTCCAGTCATCAGTTAGTAGCCCACAACAGGAGACTTACACATGGTCTATCACAGTGAGCTCTAAGGACAGCATTGAGCCACTAAGTTGCAGTTAGCTGTTGAGAGAAGCATGTCCACAGTAACTGGCCTAAGGCTGGTTTTGTTACTTACAGCTGCACAATAAGCAAAGGAAGGGCTTTAGTTTCCTTCAGTGCAGTGTAGTCATCTCTTAAGCAAAATCTGCTTGTGAATTTGATATGACAGACAATTCAGAAACCAGTGGCAGATCATCACATACAAATTCAATATTTGTTCATCTGCTCCATGGAGCTTATTCGTTTGTGGAACAGTCAGTGTAACTGATATTTCTAAAAGCAATATTCCAACAGAACCAGTTAAACTTGCATCTATGTTTCCACATGAAGGAAAGCTACTTAGTAATTAACTGAATCAATTAGTTTACTAATTAATAAAGTCTTGATTCATTTTGTCTATCAGTATTTTCAAACTAATGAAttgagaaagtgaaaaaattTAAAGGCTACACTAAGTACTCATTTTACTGGATAAGCCTGATAATTTCTAATGCAGAAGGCAGGCAAGCCTTGGCTAGTATTCTTTAGCTAGAGGAAAAGTTTGTCAGCCCAATACCTTGCACATTCTTCTTTTGCCTTGTTTTTAGTGTATTCTGCTTCCTGGAGCAGCTGTAGATTatcttcatgtatttttttcaggtCAGCAACTTGCTCCTGCAGAGAAGTGTTCTCCAGCTTAAGACTGCGTATTTCTTCAGCTATTGTTGTCTTGTAGCTGGGTATGACAGAGCAAGGGAAGTATTGCTATTTTAGACCAAATATAGATTAAGTATAAATCCATAAAGCCTTAAGCAGGAATACTATGGCTCAGTCATGCTTTagtgaaaacaaacactgaaagacTGACTACACCTGAAAGATTCATCAACACTTGTGATATGCCTTGCATTCTTACCAATATACTACTTGAATATTTTGAGAAAGTTTGCAAGAACTGTAGGATAAAAAGAACCTTGTTAAGTCTCAAAACTTGCAGTGAATCAGGAAGGCTTTCTGCAAGCTATTTCAGAGCACAGAGTATTCACCAGTTGCAGCTATCATGGAAAATGAAGAGCACTTAGAGTGCTTGATTAGACTTTGGTAGaaacatccacagcttcctgATTACTGAGCATGTCATTACAATTGACTAGTactcaaaataaaaagcttaaTACCAAACATTCTGCCACAAAAAACACTGCTCATAAATAAGCAGCATACATCATTGTAATTGTAGTGAAAAGTCACTGCCCTACTCTTTAATGGAACTGAAATACCTTTCAAACTCAGCAACATTCTCTCCCAGTTTATGCAGTGTGTTGTTAAGCTCTTCTTGGATTTGCAGAACTGTACTGCTGTGCATTTCCTTGATTTGCTCCAACTCAGCATTCTTCCTGAAACAAGCATTCAGCATTCCATGCTGGACATAAGCATGTCTGAACACATTACCAAATGCTATTATCAATTACAGAAAGCCTACAGGAGCAGCAATATATTAATCCTGACATACCAGTACGCTCTGTCACAACTTCTCATGAATTTAAGCACAATCTTCAGATTTAGCAGCTTTAACTAAACACTAGAACACTAACTTCCAAAATATTCATGAAATAGATTTAATGCCTGCTAGTAAGCTTCCAATACATCAACATTAACAACAACTTGCTCGAAAAATCTTCCCTAGCAATTGCCCTGTCTAGGGTATAAATATCTAATACAACACAGATGTAGCTAACATTTAACAGTAACGTTACTACAGTATTGGCACTTCAAGCATGTTAAACAGTTTTGAGCTAAATTATACCAACTTAAATCACTCATTTACATAGGTTCTATCTGCCGTAATTAATCAAAAACAGCCAGACAAGTTCATGTGTTCAGGCCTCTTTAAAACCTGAATGGGCTCAAAAGCCTCATATAAAAGCCTTTGTATACATTGCTGATTCAACTTTTCTCATTCTGTAGCTTTAAACTCAGTTCGTTTCACAAACCCTTTTAACTTCACTTCCATCTGTGCAAGTTCAAGGGCTTTagatttggtttctttttccaaCAGCTTCACCAGCTTCTCAGCTCTCTTCTCCTTAGCATGTAGTTTGTCCAGCTCATTCATTGTGCTCTTCAACTCCTCTTCCAGGAGACATCTCTCACTCGTTACCTCATCTTGAACACTGAGTAACTTCTGGTGCATAGATGCAGACGATTCCTGCAGAGTATCACAGTTTAAAACTATCAGTAGTTTCTTAAGAATGAAACGCCACTTTGCCATGTTGAATCTTTAAAGCACAGAAGGGCAAATGGGTAAACTGGAACTACTGTACACTAGCTGTTATCCCAAGACCACACAGCTTGTGCTAACCAGCACCTACTTGTACATTCTAAAGATTTCATCTTTAGAAATATAACAACTTGatatgtaacaaaaaaaaaaaaatcagagcattTCATCTCAGTCATTTGGATTAGAGTATTTCAGACTAGAGTCTGTATTTACCTTTTCTTGCTGAAGCTGAGAGATTAACTCCTCTTGTTTCTCAAGCAGTTTTTGGTGTTCTTGCTCTTCTatgagaactttttttttcagttcttctatTTCAGCATTCATACTCAGGacttttcctctgctctcagaCAGTTCTCTCTTCTGCATAGAGTTAGCATCATGCAACAGGTAAAGCCTTCTGTCTTCCAAGATGCACCACATATTTCCTTGATAGTTCTATCATTCTAGCTTTAAAGTTAGTCAAGCATGGAAAAAACCCACCTCATGATTTGCCTCATCTGAGAGCTCATCAAAACCAGCTGAAAGAATACCACTTCTAATTATGCTTGACCAATAGCTAACTCCAGCTCAATCAATTAGCTTTTGCCAAATAAAGTGGAACAGCTGGGGAAAACCTGCTAAATGGTTCACTCAGAGATGTGAGGAATGGGGTGGAGTTGGGAGAGCAGAAGTGAAGAAGGGCTCCTGGACATATTCTCAGTACTGCTGTGAACTTATGTATAAGCTACTAACAGTGAAATAAAGCTGtataatattaattattaaataaaaggaataaacaTTCAACTTGTTGATTGAAAACTAGCATTGAAACAGTTTTCACTGTTACACTATTTACTTCAGTATGTCTCCGTGGAAATAAAGACTCAGACTGGTTTCCATATGGATTGAAACAGGCTGGTCTGTTTGCAGTTGAAGCTGAGACATGACTTGACTTAGAATCTGCACTGGCATTTTAGACCATCATTTTGATAGGATGCCTATGTGATCCCAACTACGTGAACAGCATTCAAAAACAAGCAATTACCTTTTTCTTGTTCTACAAACTCACACCGTTCATTAAGTGCTCTAATCAATGTATTTGATTCTTCTTCTTTCATTCTGAATGTCTCTCTCATAATCTTGATGTCTTGGTCTTTCTCGATCAATGCCTCCTCCATTTGAGCAACATCTAGTTTATATTTCTCTACAGCTTCTGCAACACTACTGTAGAATAACATTTATTTGTTACcataacttcatttttaagattttaCTTTAGTACAAATGAGAGATGGTTGGAATACTGAATACTGttccttttcagcaggaaagctttctttccttacttaGGCTTATTTTGCAGCATTAAAACAGGTTGATTAAGAAACAggtgcatttaaaattaaatgcaattgatatcaaaatctgtattttaagagAAGCTTACAATTACGTAATTTAAACTATGTACttcatttcaattaaaaacagaactAGTTACTATACTTCATTTACAGATGATTACTAtatccagttttttttttgtttgttttttgttttttaggaaGATGAGTTTTGACAGAAAAGCACATACAAATAAACTAGACTTCACAGTAAGCCAAAACTTAAGGCAAGCTCACAAGGAACCTCTTACTGATTAAATTGGCAGAAGTGGGACACTGAGGGAGACGGAATGTTCAGATTTAAATGAACTAAATTGgaatgcttttgtgtttttacagCTTTCTGGGCTAGGTACACATAAGTGAGGAGCTGGTTAGTGTTTCCACCTGCTCCCCAGCACTAAACTTTTAGTGTTTACAGTCAAACTGATATTTTTCTCAAGCGCCAGAAACACAGATGATTCATCACagctataaaataaaaaccagaaaacTGCCAAGTTAAATTTTTTTAAGTGACACCTCAAATACATAACTTTTAGTAactcagaggaaataaaaataaaagctgagtTTTGTATACAAAAACTTTCTAGATGTGTGCACATCTTTTAACTCCTTCCCATTTGTCCGGAAGGATAACCACTCTTCCCCCCCTCGCTCTATTTTGTTACTGTTAAGCAGAATTGTTCCCAAACTTCTGCTTcaccaagaaaaacaaagcttagttttgctgccttttaatGTACCCAGTCCAATTCAAGAACAATTCTTACCTAAGCTCTGTAATATACTCTAGCAGTTTTTCAGTGTCAGACTTATCATccactttctctctctctgtagctgatctaaaaaaacaaaaaaacaaaaaacaatcaggACATTTTCACTGTCACTATTTAAGCACTTCAGAGTTATTTGTAGCTTATTTATTTACAGGTAAGCAACGAGAAATCAGTCACTGCATCACTACTTAATACTAACACATTCATCCTGTAATCAAGTGTGGCTGATGCTTCCATTTGCACTAAAGATGCTGTACCACATTTTACCACAACTGAGTATGTAAGACAGGCTGCATTAGCTAGACAAATTATCATTGTCTCCTTTCATCAATTACAATACCTGCATTATTAGATTACAGTTGAAATACACAAAGATAAATACAAAGCATCTGCTCACATTCAAGCAATCGGATATTAGAGGAGAGCAAAAGGCCTTTCCATATAAGGAAAATTTTCCAGTGGCAATCATCTGAACATCTTTCAATAAAACTAATTTCAGGCCACTGCTAATTTCTGTTGCCTCTCAGCAGAAAGATGGCCTTAATTTTTCTCCAAACTACGTGCTTAAGAACAATAGTTACATTACTACATCCATTCCTTTCCTTACTAcatacagtttttcttgtaaCTGTGctacttttccttttgaatgCTCCAGATTCCTTTGTACTTCCTGCAGCTTCATTTCCATGTTCTCCTGCTTTGCAAGTGCAGTCTGGAAAAAACAAACGTTATCACCAAAAATGAACTTAGCATGAACAAAGTCCATTCTCTCAGAGCCATATTAGTTTTTAATTAATCCATCAACAGGATTTAATTAAAGTAGTAGCTGCTATACTGAATGTGACTCCTATGATCAAATTATCCATCTGCAGATACATTAGCTGTTTTCTATAACTACAGACATGCACAACCCAGAAAACCCACACACAGCTGTAGCAATTGGACACATCAGTACAATAGAAAGGCATTACAAGAGGTGTGATGACAGAAGGACCAGCATGATAGAAAGCTGCTATCAAGGAAGcgaagaagattgctcacctaTATCAGAAAATTCTAGGTTCAGAGGGAGAACTCCACAAGAGggggatctccaaccagagaaCCTTCCCCAGTGCCAGTAAGCCTTTAAAtaaggtctaagagaggtgcagccaggctgcagcccctctggtcacacagctgaattgccttcacctgtgctcccagggctgaccggtcctttccccaggtgctcaatcgGTTGTTCcagccatgactcagcagttcccctACAATGGCTAAGAGCTTATTTAAGGCCACTGCTTTTCAAATACATCACTTATCTGACCAGACTGATACTTAAATGTTTCTAGAGTTCCTTACTTAGAGGAACTTCACATCTCAACAGCAAAATAAGGACCGTTTGTTATTGATTATCTTTCTTAATTCCACTgaatggaaagcagaaaattttgagttgaggacagaaaaaaaaaaaaaaggcagaactgCTGCAAGCTCTTCATTGACAGTTCCTGAACAGATCAATCCTGTGCAGTATAAAACACCTTACCTTCTCCTTAGCATCCCTCTTGTTTCTGAGCTTCATTAACTCCATACATAGactgctcattttcttctgcacacCATCTTCAGAGAGCTTattagagataaaaaaaaacagcatgcatAACTCGTTCGTATGAAACGCTCAGtatttaaaacagtattttcctcCCAACCAAAACAATGATCACTACGTGTCCCAGTAAGTGATGGCAGCACACCCATCCCTGTCCTTACGTTAGCACACAATGCCCCAAACAAGACATGGTCTGAACGTGAGGCAGTGAAGGGGTGCAGAAAATGCATCAATGGGGAAGTTTACTCTTGGCCAGGGAACTTAGTAACAACCAAGTCAAAGCAAATAAGCATCTGTATGAATACCTTAGATTTTAGTAGTTCATTGGTTCTTGTTAATTCCAGAAGCTGTTTTTTCAGGCAAGCAACATTTGCCAGAAGAGATGTTTTCTCCtgaactgcagcactcagcttaGCTTCCATCTTAACAAAGCCTTCATCCAGGGCCTGAAGTTTTTTATCCTGCTCTCCACGTTCTCTCACTAATGCACGAATCTAAAACATAACAAGTGGtcttttctattttatgatATTATTCTTAAAATCCTGAAGCTATGACTGCTGTTTTCCTGAAAAGGCTGATTATCTGAACTGTATTGGCTTACATTCAGGACACAGATCTTTAATTTTGTCATTCACAGATAGGATATtatgcagaattattttttatatataNNNNNNNNNNNNNNNNNNNNNNNNNNNNNNNNNNNNNNNNNNNNNNNNNNNNNNNNNNNNNNNNNNNNNNNNNNNNNNNNNNNNNNNNNNNNNNNNNNNNNNNNNNNNNNNNNNNNNNNNNNNNNNNNNNNNNNNNNNNNNNNNNNNNNNNNNNNNNNNNNNNNNNNNNNNNNNNNNNNNNNNNNNNNNNNNNNNNNNNNNNNNNNNNNNNNNNNNNNNNNNNNNNNNNNNNNNNNNNNNNNNNNNNNNNNNNNNNNNNNNNNNNNNNNNNNNNNNNNNNNNNNNNNNNNNNNNNNNNNNNNNNNNNNNNNNNNNNNNNNNNNNNNNNNNNNNNNNNNNNNNNNNNNNNNNNNNNNNNNNNNNNNNNNNNNNNNNNNNNNNNNNNNNNNNNNNNNNNNNNNNNNNNNNNNNNNNNNNNNNNNNNNNNNNNNNNNNNNNNNNNNNNNNNNNNNNNNNNNNatatatatatttttatatgccATACAACTGTAGTTCTAGCTCTCAGCTGTCTTACTGTGTGCTACGGGACCAGCAACACGTAATTTGAGTTAGTTTTGTCTTTGACTTGCGAGAGAATAcatgtgtttattttcaagCCAAGGAGATGTGACATCTGAGACAAATGGAGTAGGTATGAGTACATAGACGTGTACTGAAAGGAAAAGCTAGCTGCCTCTTAAACTTGATAACTATAGCagtttttgaggaaaaaaaacagctagaCTTTTAAAAGAGTTGTTAAATAGCAAACTATTTTCAGAGGTAGAAAACAGAGAACTAGattcctttattttctattaagaAAATTGTTTAGCTACGCAGCTGCTCAGGATTAGCAGGAATTAATACAATTCCATTCCATTAACAAGCCCAATGTTTTCTACAAACCATAACATCCGATAATCTCTGCTCTGTGTAGAGCACTTGTGCACTATGTtatgtaaaagaagaaaattctgcCAGCTTCTTTTTAAGTCTGGAAAGCAGCCAACATTAAGTGAATGCAATTCAGTGATAATTCATACCTCCTTCTCCAgtgtcttctgttttttttctctctcataagGATAAGATCTTTTCTAGGCTTCAGACTCCCACTAACCGGCTGTTGAAAACAGACGTATCAGAAATATGTTAACTGATGTCTAGCCACATATTAGTTCAGCAACAGTTAAACATAAGTATAGATAACACGCTTTACTGCAGTGCTTTCTTGAATGGATTGCTCCCAGCCATTGTGATGGGAAGCAGACTAAGAAGGCATGAGACATACACATCTCTTCAGCTTCATGACAACACACCAACCTCTTAAATGCAGTTGGGCTCACAGAACTTCTTCCTATATCGAAAGTACTAATAAACTGAATTAGTAAGTTATTATTCAACTCGCTAACCTATCTGTCTTCAAATCTACAGCCTTACAGGTTGAACTGAAAACCCGTCTTGATAATCCCccctttatttcttcctccacCAAGTGCCTGCTCTGGTCTAGCCATCACATGAAAACAGCAGAGACAAGAtcttaagagaagcagctttGTTATAATTCTATGATGagcaaaaatgcaaataaaataaacacaaccccaaaacaaacaaacaaaaaaacaatccacattaatgaaaatattgtgtAGGCAGTCTGCAAAGCCAACAAGCCACTCTGTAGGCTCAAGTAATCATCACGTGATCCCAAAAATCCAGTTATTTatccttctcttctttgttACTAAGGAATCCAGGCACAATAATGTGCTCTGCATTTTACATAGGTAAGTTAACAGTAAATGTATAAAAAAAGATCTACGTGGTTTAACTGAACACACTGAGGTTTTAACAGTGCTGCAGATGCCACAGACAAGTCTTACTAGTGATCCAAGAGATGCAAGTCTCCTTCCAGCTCCAGAGGCAGTTGTATTCTTCTCATCATTCAGACTTGTCTCACCTGCAggagaacaaacaaaagaacagtgaagaaaaagggTGTGTATGCATACACTTAAGAAAATTCCACCAAACTAGACCAAAACCATTAATTTGTTAAACCAGTGACAGAAAGCTATTATTAGACTACCCACCTCACAACCTAAAGCCAGCTGCTTTCTTAGTGCAATCAAGCAGTCAGTGTTAGTCAGCTAGGTACACAACAGAGTCCAGAGACTGACTTCCAGACAGAAGCCCATTTTGAGTAATTAGCTTCTGCCAAGCTTATACCCTCCATCCAGATTCACACTGCCAGGCTTCAACCAAAGAACATCttatgtatgaaaaaaaaaaaatcatgaaattaTCACCAGAGGCAAATCTAGTGAAGTCCTTGAATCGTATATCTTGAAGCATAGACTGCACTGATCACATATAAAACGGCTCATAGAAAAAGACTGGAACAGCCATGTTCTTACAGCTGGAAGGAACGCAGCGAGCTGCAGAAAGGAACCAACAaagcttgaaagaaaagaacaaagcagtAGCAGCACATAAACATTCACAAGTGCACCTTTCAGAAGtactgcagcacagcttctaGGGCTACTCACTGTTCTGTTTCCTAACGTGCTGATGTGCTTCAGAGGATGAAGAGCTCCTCAGGGCAGCTGAAGACTTGGTGTCACGGGAGCCTCGGAGGAAGCCGCACGCTATGGACGAGATACGCAGAACGGGGGAGAAGCGGTAGGGAAAGTGACAGAGGTTTCAACTCGTACGAACTGAAGTTATTAAAGCATAACAACTAcacatgctttaaaataaataagttaaaaaacaaaacaaaacatagcatcCGGCGGAGGGAAGCGCGgctctcctgcagcactgaagcTGAAAGCCAGGAGCTTCACCTGCAGCGCAACACCAGCGGGACCCGGACCCGCTCGCAGGTACACGCGGCGACTCAACGCATCGCAAAGGGGCTCCGATCCCCACTCAGCCACAAAGCTCCCCCCCTCAGCAAGCACGGTGTCACGGCGGGACCCCGCACGTACCCGGCTCGTCGCTGAAGCGCCGCAGCGGAGCCTTGCGGGACGCCATGGCTGCTGACGGAGCCGCGCGCCGCTCCCCGCATTCAAAGGCACCAACGTCTGCCGCCACGCGCTGCGGACGGCCAATCGGCTCCTCCAGCTCCGGTCCGGCTCGGCCAACCAGCGCTCCGTTCCTGGAGCATGCGCGTTGCCGAAtaaggggaggaaaaagaagggcGGTGGGGCTGTGCGCACGCGCGGTGCTTCATTTCCGGGTCGGGGTGGAACGGCTGGTCGGCGTTCGTTTTGTCACATGTCGGCTCCGTTCGAGGAGCGGAGCGGGGTGGTGCCCTGCGGGACGCCGTGGGGCCGCTGGTACCAGACCCTGGAGGAGGTGTTCATCGAGGTGCAGGTGCCGCCGGGCACGCGGGCGAAGGATgtgagctgcagcctgcagagccGGCGAGTGGCGCTGTCCGTGTGCGGCCGGGAGGTGCTGCAGGTAGCGGCGGGCCGGGAGGGGGGTTCGTGTGGCTGCGGGCTGACGTTGCTCCGCGGGCCGGTATTGCATTAGCGCTGTCCTGAGGTCTTGTCGGCAGATTCGATACGGGCGGCACGAGTCCAAAGCGCCCTGAGCTGAGCAGTGAGACGCCAGCACGGCGATGGGCGGCTCTGTGTATCGAATGctccattaaaaaacaaaagaaaaaaaaaatattatatatatacatatgtcCACACATATGTCCACACATATGTCCACACATATGTCCACACATATGTCCACACATATGTCCACACATATGtccacacatatatatataaaacagcgtgtaataaaaaaatatgtccGTAATAGTGTTCAAGCCCATATGGGTATGAAATGAGTGCCCTCCTCCTTTGAGGTGGAACGCAATAAGGCGAGCAGTGCGTAGGGCAGTACA
This genomic interval carries:
- the HMMR gene encoding LOW QUALITY PROTEIN: hyaluronan mediated motility receptor (The sequence of the model RefSeq protein was modified relative to this genomic sequence to represent the inferred CDS: inserted 1 base in 1 codon) produces the protein MASRKAPLRRFSDEPACGFLRGSRDTKSSAALRSSSSSEAHQHVRKQNSETSLNDEKNTTASGAGRRLASLGSLPVSGSLKPRKDLILMREXKKQKTLEKEIRALVRERGEQDKKLQALDEGFVKMEAKLSAAVQEKTSLLANVACLKKQLLELTRTNELLKSKLSEDGVQKKMSSLCMELMKLRNKRDAKEKTALAKQENMEMKLQEVQRNLEHSKGKVAQLQEKLSATEREKVDDKSDTEKLLEYITELSSVAEAVEKYKLDVAQMEEALIEKDQDIKIMRETFRMKEEESNTLIRALNERCEFVEQEKERELSESRGKVLSMNAEIEELKKKVLIEEQEHQKLLEKQEELISQLQQEKESSASMHQKLLSVQDEVTSERCLLEEELKSTMNELDKLHAKEKRAEKLVKLLEKETKSKALELAQMEVKLKGKNAELEQIKEMHSSTVLQIQEELNNTLHKLGENVAEFESYKTTIAEEIRSLKLENTSLQEQVADLKKIHEDNLQLLQEAEYTKNKAKEECARMISEAQTKLALKEAEAERTKDSCLIQVTKLQEKLEELTEDLKKKSEVEKSRKTIHEDMTSSLKEEIKTWRNLYEELHNKTKPFQQQLDAFEAEKNALLNEQGAAQEELNKLSEAYAKLLGHQNQKQKIKHVMKLKEDNTHLQQDISKLRALLAKEKQTNKDLQEQLYTIQGIRRFDPSKAFQHDSKENIPPKTPFKEGNRNQI